The genomic DNA GCTGCCCAGGGCCTCCGCCGCCACGCCCACGTCCTGCGACAACCCCCCGATCCCGCCCGACGTGTCGACCACCGCCGAGTCGGCTCGGAGGGAGTCGGCGAGCGCGAGGGAGTCCGCCACCGCGAGCGAGTCGGCAGCCAGCGAGTCGAAGGCGGACTGCATCACGCGGTCGCCCGGCGGGTGGCAGCCTCCAGGGTGTTGGCCAGCAGCATCGCGATCGTCATCGGGCCGACGCCTCCGGGGACCGGGGTGATGGCGCCCGCGACCTCCGCGACGGCCTCGAAGTCCACGTCCCCCACGAGCCGGTAGCCCCGCTCCCGCGTCGCGTCCTCGACGCGGTTGATGCCCACGTCGATGACCGTCGCTCCCGGCTTCACCATGTCCGCCGTGACGAACTCGGCCCGCCCGATGGCCGCGACCAGGATGTCGGCTTGGCGGGTGATCGACGCGAGGTCGTGGGTGCGGCTGTGGCAGACGGTCACGGTCGCGTCGAGCCCGCGCCGCAGCAGCAGGCTCGCCATCGGCTTGCCGACGATGTTGCTCCGGCCCAGCACGACCGCGTGGGCGCCCGAGGTGGGTACGTTCGTTCGGCGGAGCATCTCCACGATGCCCGCCGGCGTGCAGGGCTCCAGCGTCGGTTCGCCGAGCGACAGCTTGCCGACGTTCTCGGGGTGGAAGCCGTCCACGTCCTTGCCTGGGTCGATGGCGCGGATGACCGCCGCCTCGTCGATGTGGTCGGGGAGAGGGAGCTGGACGAGGATCCCGTCCACGCCATCGTCGGCGTTCAGGGCCGCGATGAGCGCGAGCAGGTCTGCCTCGGGCGTGTCGGCGGGGTGGAGGAGCGTCTCGGCGTCGATGCCCGCCTCGCCTGCCGCCCGCGCCTTGGCGCGGACGTACGACTGGCTCGCCGGGTTGTCGCCCAGGAGCACGACGCGGAGGGCGGGT from Rubrivirga sp. SAORIC476 includes the following:
- the folD gene encoding bifunctional methylenetetrahydrofolate dehydrogenase/methenyltetrahydrofolate cyclohydrolase FolD, whose protein sequence is MAHLIDGKAVAAAVRAEVAEGAAAFSEAHGRAPALRVVLLGDNPASQSYVRAKARAAGEAGIDAETLLHPADTPEADLLALIAALNADDGVDGILVQLPLPDHIDEAAVIRAIDPGKDVDGFHPENVGKLSLGEPTLEPCTPAGIVEMLRRTNVPTSGAHAVVLGRSNIVGKPMASLLLRRGLDATVTVCHSRTHDLASITRQADILVAAIGRAEFVTADMVKPGATVIDVGINRVEDATRERGYRLVGDVDFEAVAEVAGAITPVPGGVGPMTIAMLLANTLEAATRRATA